From a single Ovis aries strain OAR_USU_Benz2616 breed Rambouillet chromosome Y, ARS-UI_Ramb_v3.0, whole genome shotgun sequence genomic region:
- the LOC132659004 gene encoding zinc finger protein 280B-like — translation EQEPEVWKREGETKQVDDDDDDEVILVGVEHGNEDADVIFVGMSSASKPVVSNILNRDTPGSYSRRKRYGHFRKGNAHRLQPVSHVTPTSEAKTVLSVSVSDSRSTGSPIIIEPPSQADYKNLSPQIVPDCFSKELCSSLITFTSSLQHPVETAVSAGDMNKSPHVSKRVSPCETNRRNPRRPKFSDGIVGEHSLGFSPSGFFHIETTQQSTPDRVHTSLSHVQNGEPCPTPFPKDSVHCKPLRPLGENRRTKTDFPSLASPNKIGDPTEGNLIVLLRDFYYGEHGGVGQPEPKTHTAFKCLSCLKVLKNVKFMNHVKHHLELERQRGDSWKTHTTCQHCLRQFPTPFQLQCHIESVHTAQEPSAVCHICELSFETDQVLLEHMKDNHKPGEMPYVCQVCSYRSSFFADVDAHFRAYHGNTKNLLCPFCLKIFQTATAYRRHHRGHWEKSFHQCSKCRLQFLTSKEEREHKTQCHQMFKKPKQLEGLSPETKIVIQLSLEPLQPGLVEVASITVNTSDFESSPPKSQRRRS, via the coding sequence gaacaagagccagaagtatggaaaagggagggagagaccaaacaagtagatgatgatgatgatgatgaagtgatcttggttggagtggaacacggaaatgaagatgctgacgtgatctttgttgggatgagctcagcttcaaaaccagtcgtttcaaacatactgaatagagataccccaggttcttattcaaggagaaaaaggtatggtcacttcaggaaaggtaacgctcacagattacagcctgttagtcatgtgactcctacatcagaagcaaagactgtcttgtcAGTGTCTgtctctgactcaagatcaacaggtagtcctattattattgaacctccgtctcaagctgattataaaaatctttcaccacaaatagtgcctgattgcttctcgaaggagttatgttcttctttgattaccttcacaagttcattgcagcatccagtagaaacagcagtttctgcaggagatatgaataaaagtcctcatgtatcaaagcgagtttccccttgtgaaacaaatcgcagaaatcccagaaggcctaaattcagtgatggcattgtaggggaacattctttaggtttctccccgtcaggtttttttcatatagagaccactcagcaaagcacaccagaccgtgtccatacctcactaagccatgttcagaatggagaaccttgtccaacaccttttccaaaggacagtgttcattgcaagcctctaagacctttaggggaaaatagacggacaaaaactgattttccaagtttggcaagtccaaacaaaattggtgatcccacagaaggaaatctgattgtgttacttcgtgacttctactatggcgagcatggaggagttgggcagccagaaccgaagacccacacggcgtttaaatgcctcagctgcttgaaagttctaaaaaatgtcaagtttatgaatcacgtgaagcaccatttggaacttgagaggcagagaggtgacagctggaaaacccacaccacctgccagcactgcctccgccagtttcctactcccttccagctgcagtgtcacattgaaagtgtccacacggcccaggagccctccgcagtctgtcacatctgtgagttgtcctttgagacagatcaggttctcttagagcacatgaaagacaatcataagcctggtgaaatgccctatgtatgccaggtttgcagttacagatcatcattttttgcagatgtggatgcacatttcagagcataccatggtaacaccaagaatttactttgcccgttttgtctcaaaatttttcaaactgcaacagcatacagacgtcatcatcgagggcactgggaaaagagttttcaccagtgttccaaatgtcggctacagtttttaacttccaaagaggagagggagcacaagacccagtgtcatcaaatgtttaagaagcctaagcagctagaaggattgtctcctgaaacaaaaattgttattcagttatcactggaaccccttcagccaggattggtggaagttgcatccattactgtgaacacatctgattttgaatcatcaccccccaaatctcaaaggaggaggtca